The following are encoded in a window of Sutcliffiella horikoshii genomic DNA:
- a CDS encoding DUF2161 domain-containing phosphodiesterase, whose product MTEKKKLYEVDLYKPIQKYFVKEGYEVYGEVNDCDIAMVKGDAVVVVELKLTLNVQLLIQATKRQKLTDLVYIAIPKPSFSRRSKRWTDLCHLIKRLDLGLIVVSFSGRGKRVEVMFDPVPFDRAKSMRQNKRKRDALLKEMDGRSSDVNLGGSNRVKIRTAYKENCVKIACYLEKFGPLSPKALRDLGTGEKTSSILTKNYYRWFERVKRGTYVISEKGKTDLREHIELVEHFLKEKE is encoded by the coding sequence ATGACAGAGAAGAAAAAATTATATGAAGTGGACTTGTATAAGCCTATTCAAAAGTATTTTGTGAAAGAAGGCTATGAGGTTTACGGGGAAGTGAACGACTGCGATATTGCAATGGTAAAAGGAGATGCAGTAGTGGTTGTGGAGTTGAAACTGACTTTAAATGTACAGCTTCTCATCCAAGCAACAAAAAGGCAAAAGTTAACGGATCTTGTGTATATAGCAATCCCAAAACCGTCATTTAGCAGACGTTCAAAGCGTTGGACAGATTTGTGTCATTTAATTAAGCGGCTTGATCTGGGCTTGATTGTCGTATCATTCAGCGGGCGGGGTAAGCGTGTGGAGGTCATGTTCGATCCGGTTCCATTTGATCGGGCAAAAAGCATGCGCCAAAATAAACGCAAGCGTGATGCGTTGTTGAAGGAAATGGACGGACGTTCTTCGGATGTGAACCTTGGGGGAAGCAATCGTGTGAAGATAAGAACTGCTTATAAAGAGAATTGCGTTAAGATTGCCTGTTATTTGGAGAAATTCGGTCCTTTGTCTCCAAAGGCACTGCGCGATTTAGGTACTGGTGAGAAAACCTCTTCTATTTTGACAAAGAACTATTACCGTTGGTTTGAACGGGTGAAACGCGGGACCTATGTGATAAGTGAAAAAGGGAAAACGGACCTTCGCGAACATATAGAGCTTGTGGAACATTTTTTGAAGGAAAAAGAGTGA
- a CDS encoding metal-dependent hydrolase, translating to MNGTAHAAIGAATGFAVANTLQTTPTTTLILVSLGTISGLVPDLDIDGKLRGRITLSHTVTRTIAQIIGTMMILYSLYEGTLEEKFRGIGIGALMIVISSLIKQRHMLTITGAGVLLGGMSLQEMWMILFGVYIIIASIVSHRSYTHSIIGTAFFTYIALKLEHSLSIDGVFLTCTISYISHLVADMKVLPFNKRGIKLFLPVSSKEI from the coding sequence ATGAATGGTACCGCACATGCAGCCATTGGGGCAGCAACAGGTTTTGCTGTGGCTAACACGCTGCAGACAACACCAACTACAACTCTTATTTTAGTCAGCTTAGGAACTATATCAGGCCTTGTGCCAGATCTTGATATTGACGGAAAACTTCGCGGACGTATAACGTTATCCCACACGGTGACAAGAACTATTGCACAAATAATAGGAACCATGATGATTTTATATAGTTTATATGAAGGAACATTGGAGGAAAAGTTCAGGGGGATCGGCATCGGAGCTCTTATGATTGTCATTTCCTCTCTCATCAAACAAAGACATATGCTGACCATCACTGGTGCAGGCGTTTTACTTGGCGGGATGAGCTTACAGGAAATGTGGATGATCCTTTTTGGTGTCTACATTATAATTGCCTCCATAGTATCCCACAGAAGCTACACGCATTCCATTATTGGTACTGCTTTCTTCACTTACATAGCTTTAAAACTAGAACACTCTCTTTCTATCGACGGAGTATTTTTAACATGCACCATTTCCTATATAAGCCATTTAGTCGCTGATATGAAAGTACTACCTTTCAATAAAAGAGGGATTAAATTGTTCCTGCCGGTTTCATCAAAGGAAATATGA
- a CDS encoding hybrid sensor histidine kinase/response regulator, whose translation MSFKKKQFVGLGITVISLVVLLSVILIMTNSMKTNMLEIVEDRYYKVNKATDIRQLFYETDRQLLFVINRDDSEDITDNLANIAENRETVRNNIVELEAVLNKNQTKVLLRNIEERYNSFWSMEQEIVSQISNGASNEDLQAIYVSQLDTRSALLQDISDFKDLQESYMEDTLASANETYQTLIITMIAAVILSLLIIIMTTLWVIRSTNRRLDEVKNGIKDINYDDLSTLPRLTTNIKDEIGEISEAFNTMASSIESYHVKEKQFTEEIGRQNWVQTNSADIINLYHRNVSTDSLAEKFIATLTPLMDAKLGAFYLLDGEGKEGTYKKVATYADGAEDVGGEAYKLREGLVGQCAWDKKVIILEDVPEGYSVVTTGIGHIKPKSIIIAPVIIKDEVIAVIEMATLTEFTKTHRQLLNKVLETLGIAITNILGRMEVERLLLESQAQTEELQSQSEELQAQSEELQTQSEELRMINEQLEERSRDAEQKSADLQKAKTELEEKAKQLQLSSKYKSEFLANMSHELRTPLNSILLLSEMLAEDPEGQLTDEQREFSRVINSSGQDLLNLINDILDLSKVEVKKLEVMFGEVNVEEFINRLELQFTHIAKHKKLDYEIVRGNQLPDVFFTDEQRLQQIVKNLLSNAFKFTEQGKVSVTIEKAPKRVLLRANVNVEADTWLKISVEDTGIGISKDKQSLIFEAFHQGDGATMRKYGGTGLGLSISKEFSNLLGGSVFVESEEGEGSIFTLLIPSLPKGMPQLQEVEAAWQEVASTSETELLEEENMVLDMARKEEVIRAPQTVEEEDFSNILKGKTVVVVDDDHRNVYALNNALNKEDMNILTAENGLQCLDILHENEHVDIILMDIMMPVMDGYKAIKTIRNLEKHKDVPIIALTAKAMKGDREKCLEVGASDYISKPLKLDQLLSAMRVWVAKN comes from the coding sequence GTGAGCTTTAAGAAAAAACAATTTGTCGGTCTGGGAATTACGGTAATTTCGCTTGTTGTGCTATTGTCTGTAATTTTAATTATGACCAATTCGATGAAGACAAATATGCTGGAAATAGTAGAGGACAGGTATTACAAAGTTAACAAAGCAACTGATATTAGGCAGCTGTTCTACGAAACAGATAGACAGTTGTTGTTTGTAATAAATAGGGATGATTCGGAGGACATTACTGACAATCTAGCCAATATTGCAGAAAACAGGGAAACTGTCAGAAACAATATAGTTGAATTGGAAGCTGTACTGAATAAAAACCAGACGAAAGTTTTATTGAGGAATATTGAAGAGCGTTATAACTCTTTTTGGAGTATGGAGCAAGAAATCGTCTCTCAAATTAGTAATGGTGCTTCCAATGAAGACCTGCAAGCAATTTATGTCTCTCAACTAGATACAAGATCAGCGCTTCTGCAAGACATATCAGATTTCAAAGATTTACAGGAATCGTATATGGAAGATACTTTGGCAAGCGCCAATGAAACCTATCAAACTCTTATAATCACCATGATTGCGGCTGTGATTCTTTCATTGCTAATAATAATCATGACCACACTCTGGGTGATACGAAGCACTAACAGAAGACTAGATGAAGTGAAGAATGGAATTAAGGACATTAACTATGATGACCTATCCACTTTGCCAAGACTTACTACAAACATAAAGGATGAAATTGGAGAGATATCGGAAGCTTTTAACACGATGGCGTCTTCCATTGAATCCTATCATGTGAAAGAAAAACAGTTTACAGAAGAGATTGGCAGACAAAACTGGGTGCAAACGAACTCTGCCGATATTATCAACCTTTACCATCGCAATGTATCCACCGATTCGCTTGCCGAAAAGTTCATCGCCACCTTGACACCTTTGATGGATGCAAAACTTGGCGCGTTCTACCTGTTGGACGGAGAAGGAAAAGAAGGTACCTATAAGAAGGTTGCCACTTATGCTGACGGTGCGGAAGATGTTGGTGGAGAAGCATATAAGCTTCGTGAAGGATTAGTAGGGCAGTGTGCTTGGGACAAGAAGGTGATTATTCTTGAAGATGTACCTGAGGGGTATTCCGTCGTAACGACAGGAATTGGCCATATTAAACCGAAGAGCATTATCATTGCTCCTGTCATTATAAAAGATGAAGTCATTGCCGTCATTGAAATGGCAACGCTGACAGAATTCACAAAGACACATCGCCAGCTTTTAAATAAAGTGCTTGAAACGCTAGGGATTGCTATTACGAATATTTTAGGAAGAATGGAAGTCGAGCGTTTGTTACTTGAATCACAAGCGCAGACAGAAGAGCTCCAATCTCAATCGGAAGAGTTACAGGCTCAGTCAGAAGAGTTACAAACTCAATCAGAAGAACTGCGCATGATCAACGAGCAACTTGAAGAGCGTTCACGTGATGCGGAACAGAAATCCGCTGATCTTCAAAAAGCGAAAACGGAGCTTGAAGAAAAAGCGAAACAACTTCAACTTAGTTCCAAATATAAATCAGAGTTCTTGGCAAATATGTCCCATGAGCTGAGAACACCGCTTAATAGTATTCTACTTCTATCCGAAATGCTGGCAGAAGATCCGGAAGGCCAATTGACAGATGAACAAAGAGAGTTCTCCCGTGTTATCAATTCTTCTGGTCAGGATCTGCTGAATCTGATTAATGATATTTTGGATCTTTCCAAGGTGGAAGTGAAAAAGCTGGAAGTAATGTTTGGGGAAGTGAATGTGGAAGAGTTCATAAACCGTCTTGAGCTTCAGTTCACCCATATTGCCAAGCATAAAAAGCTGGATTACGAGATTGTTCGCGGCAATCAGTTACCGGACGTATTTTTCACGGATGAACAGCGTCTTCAACAGATTGTGAAAAATCTTTTATCCAATGCCTTTAAGTTCACAGAACAAGGAAAAGTGTCCGTAACAATTGAAAAAGCTCCAAAAAGGGTTCTTCTAAGAGCAAATGTAAATGTAGAGGCGGATACTTGGTTGAAAATCTCTGTGGAAGATACCGGTATTGGTATTTCTAAAGACAAGCAATCCCTCATCTTTGAAGCGTTCCATCAAGGCGATGGAGCGACTATGAGAAAGTACGGTGGAACTGGACTTGGCCTTTCCATCTCCAAGGAATTCTCCAACCTATTGGGAGGCAGTGTGTTTGTGGAAAGCGAAGAAGGCGAAGGGAGTATCTTCACTCTATTGATTCCTAGTCTGCCAAAAGGAATGCCTCAACTGCAAGAAGTAGAGGCAGCATGGCAAGAAGTAGCCTCCACTTCCGAGACAGAGTTGTTGGAAGAGGAAAACATGGTTCTAGATATGGCGAGGAAAGAGGAAGTCATCAGAGCGCCGCAAACAGTAGAAGAGGAAGATTTTTCTAATATCCTGAAAGGAAAGACGGTTGTAGTCGTAGATGATGACCATCGAAACGTCTATGCCCTGAACAATGCCTTGAATAAAGAGGATATGAATATCTTAACAGCCGAGAACGGGTTGCAATGTCTGGATATTCTGCATGAAAATGAGCATGTAGATATCATTTTAATGGATATCATGATGCCGGTCATGGATGGATATAAGGCAATTAAAACGATACGTAATCTAGAAAAACATAAAGACGTTCCAATCATTGCCCTAACGGCTAAAGCGATGAAAGGTGATCGAGAAAAATGTTTGGAAGTGGGTGCTTCGGATTATATTAGTAAACCACTTAAACTAGATCAGCTATTGTCTGCCATGCGAGTTTGGGTCGCGAAAAATTAG
- a CDS encoding CheR family methyltransferase, translating to MDKQDLELDLFLTAVYRLSGFDFRKYMKSSIMRRVENRLRLEGLKNLSQLTEKVIHHDVFLQKVLDDFSINVTEMFRDPTFFLSFREKVIPLLRELPEIRVWHAGCSSGEEAYSMAILLEEEGVGHKSKIYATDMNEKILEKAQKGIIPLSKMKTYTKNYMQAGGKTAFSEYYHSDHQFAYINEDLLNRIVFAQHNLVTDRSFNEFHIIVCRNVLIYFNLELQHNVIQLFQESLGAEGFLGLGSKEALRLDAHPGFEEFDLYDKIYRKKNGEHGY from the coding sequence GTGGACAAGCAAGACTTGGAGTTAGATTTATTTTTAACCGCAGTTTATCGGCTTTCGGGATTTGATTTTCGAAAATATATGAAGTCTTCCATTATGAGAAGAGTGGAAAATAGATTAAGGCTGGAAGGATTGAAAAACCTCTCTCAGCTGACAGAAAAAGTGATACACCACGATGTGTTTTTGCAAAAAGTATTAGATGACTTTTCAATCAATGTTACAGAGATGTTCCGAGATCCTACCTTTTTCTTGTCATTCAGAGAAAAGGTAATCCCTCTTTTAAGAGAATTGCCGGAAATCCGGGTATGGCATGCAGGGTGTTCTTCTGGAGAGGAAGCCTATTCCATGGCTATTCTTTTGGAAGAAGAGGGAGTTGGGCATAAGTCAAAAATCTATGCAACCGACATGAATGAGAAGATCCTGGAGAAAGCACAAAAAGGCATCATTCCTCTTTCTAAAATGAAAACTTATACGAAAAACTATATGCAAGCTGGCGGGAAAACAGCCTTTTCGGAATATTATCATTCTGATCATCAGTTCGCGTATATTAATGAAGACTTGTTGAATAGAATTGTATTTGCACAGCATAATCTTGTGACAGACCGTTCGTTCAACGAGTTTCATATAATCGTTTGCCGGAATGTGTTGATTTATTTTAACTTGGAGCTGCAGCATAATGTCATTCAATTGTTCCAGGAGAGTCTGGGAGCAGAGGGGTTCCTTGGGCTTGGAAGCAAAGAGGCGTTGCGCCTTGATGCTCACCCTGGTTTTGAAGAG